One genomic segment of Streptomyces sp. NBC_00239 includes these proteins:
- a CDS encoding AraC family transcriptional regulator, with product MSTGRAGARDTGEWARHWQYEQLPGLDLLRAHYVRHTFPRHAHDGYVIAAVTGGIEEVGLPGGTDRAGPGSVVLINPEVPHTARAGVPEGWAYATLYAARDIVTEVAGELSTLRGTPGFTASTVPDPEGCRLISGVHRAAEEGNALAADSLLRVVVARMLRQYGGALPARPPSGAGAATAARARAVLADRLTDPPSLEELAAALGTGPFALLRAFRGTYGMPPHTWLTDARVREARRLLDAGTAPGDAAVAVGFSDQPHLNRHFTRIVGVPPGAYRRERRGPGGGPGASG from the coding sequence GGCGAGTGGGCACGGCACTGGCAGTACGAGCAGCTGCCCGGCCTGGACCTGCTCCGGGCCCACTACGTACGCCACACCTTCCCGCGCCACGCCCACGACGGGTACGTGATCGCGGCCGTCACCGGCGGCATCGAGGAGGTCGGCCTGCCCGGCGGCACCGACCGGGCCGGGCCGGGCAGCGTCGTGCTGATCAACCCGGAGGTGCCGCACACGGCCCGCGCGGGGGTCCCCGAGGGCTGGGCGTACGCCACCCTGTACGCGGCCCGGGACATCGTCACCGAGGTCGCCGGCGAGCTGTCCACGCTGCGCGGCACCCCCGGCTTCACCGCGTCGACGGTGCCCGACCCGGAGGGCTGTCGGCTGATCAGCGGGGTCCACCGGGCCGCCGAGGAGGGCAACGCGCTGGCCGCCGACAGCCTCCTGCGGGTGGTGGTCGCGCGGATGCTGCGCCAGTACGGGGGCGCCCTGCCGGCCCGCCCGCCTTCCGGGGCCGGGGCCGCCACCGCCGCCCGGGCGCGGGCGGTGCTCGCGGACCGGCTGACCGACCCGCCGTCCCTGGAGGAGCTGGCGGCGGCCCTGGGCACCGGCCCGTTCGCGCTGCTGCGCGCGTTCCGGGGCACGTACGGGATGCCCCCGCACACCTGGCTGACCGACGCCCGGGTACGGGAGGCCCGGCGGCTGCTGGACGCGGGCACGGCGCCGGGCGACGCGGCGGTGGCGGTCGGCTTCAGCGACCAGCCACACCTGAACCGGCACTTCACCCGCATCGTCGGGGTGCCGCCGGGCGCGTACCGGCGCGAGCGGCGGGGGCCGGGCGGCGGGCCCGGCGCCTCGGGCTGA
- a CDS encoding ATP-dependent helicase: MAGTALDSFSPATRSWFTGAFAQPTTAQEGAWRAIGAGSDVLVVAPTGSGKTLAAFLAALDRLASVPPPAEPRKRCRVLYVSPLKALAVDVERNLRSPLTGIRQESVRLGLPEPDIRVGIRSGDTPPAERRALATRPPDILITTPESLFLMLTSAAREALSGIETVILDEVHAVAGTKRGAHLALSLERLDELLPRPARRIGLSATVRPVDEVARYLAPRGRVEIVQPPSGKEFDLSVVVPVQDMGELGGSPATEGRDGGDKPSIWPHVEERIADLVQAHRSTIVFANSRRLAERLCNRLNEIAYERAVGRALPEGAPPAEIMAQSGAAKGAPPLLARAHHGSVSKEQRALVEEDLKAGRLPAVVATSSLELGIDMGAVDLVVQVESPPSVASGLQRVGRAGHQVGAVSTGVVFPKYRGDLVQAAVVTERMRTGSIESLRVPSNPLDVLAQQLVAMTALDTWQVDDLLALVRRAAPFAALPESAFTAVLDMLAGRYPSDAFAELRPRVVWDRVAGTVTGRPGAQRLAVTSGGTIPDRGLFGVFLAGADPKKGGGRVGELDEEMVYESRIGDVFTLGTTSWRIEDITRDRVLVTPAPGVPGRLPFWKGDQLGRPLELGRAVGAFLREVGGLPAEDARLRLLAAGLDAWAADNVLAYLTEQREACGHVPDDRTIVVERFRDELGDWRVVVHSPFGAQVHAPWALALGARLAERFGMDAQVMHADDGIVLRLPDADLLGLDLLDHDPAAPGFEFDSEQAPLSAADVLFDRGEIGGIVTEQVGGSALFASRFRECAARALLLPRRSPGRRTPLWQQRQRAAQLLQVASEFGSFPIVLEAVRECLQDVFDVPGLTELMGDIEARRVRLVEVTTPEPSPFARSLLFGYVAQFLYEGDSPLAERRAAALSLDSSLLAELLGQAELRELLDAEVLAELERELQWLTEERRIKDAEGVADLLRLLGPLTGDELAARGAEPAWPQALGAARRAIRVRIAGVEHWAAVEDAGRLRDALGTALPVGVPEAFTEPVKDPLGDLLARYARTHGPFTSSGAAARFGLGAAVTEGALQRLAAAGRVVQGEFHPAGIGREWCDTTVLRRLRRRSLAALRQELEPVPPAALAGFLPQWQHLGGGLRGIDGLARAVEQLQGAPVPASALEKLVLPSRVSGYSPTLLDELTTSGEVVWAGAGALPGKDGWISLYPADTAPLLLPAPHPLELGPLHRAVLDALAGGYGLFFRQIAGEVRAVQPEVTDPQLADAIWDLTWSGRLTNDTLAPLRALLGSGRTAGSTAHRAKRTVPRGRYGSLSATASRTGPPTVSGRWSLLPDREPEATHRAHALARTLLDRHGVVTRGAVAAEGVEGGFSAVYRILSAFEDSGQARRGYVVEGLGAAQFAMEGAVDRLRAAATARDRDEAGAARPALVLAAADPANAYGAALPWPEPPSDAGHKPGRKAGSLVVLVDGELTLYLERGGKTLLCWPGPDDPRLARAAEALATAAHTGRLPALTVERINGAAALTSPFAPTLESTGFHATPRGLRART, encoded by the coding sequence ATGGCCGGCACCGCGCTCGACTCGTTCTCCCCCGCGACCCGCTCCTGGTTCACCGGGGCCTTCGCGCAGCCCACGACCGCGCAGGAAGGCGCCTGGCGGGCGATCGGGGCGGGCTCGGACGTCCTGGTGGTGGCGCCGACCGGATCGGGCAAGACGCTGGCCGCCTTCCTGGCCGCCCTGGACCGGCTCGCCAGCGTCCCGCCGCCCGCGGAGCCCCGCAAGCGCTGCCGGGTGCTGTACGTGTCTCCGCTGAAGGCCCTCGCGGTGGACGTGGAGCGCAATCTGCGCAGCCCGCTGACCGGCATCCGGCAGGAGTCGGTGCGGCTCGGGCTGCCCGAGCCGGACATCCGGGTGGGGATCCGCTCCGGCGACACCCCGCCCGCCGAGCGGCGGGCGCTGGCCACCCGGCCGCCGGACATCCTCATCACCACCCCCGAGTCGCTGTTCCTGATGCTGACCTCGGCGGCCCGCGAGGCGCTGTCGGGCATCGAGACGGTGATCCTCGACGAGGTGCACGCGGTCGCGGGCACCAAGCGCGGCGCCCATCTCGCGCTGTCCCTGGAGCGGCTGGACGAGCTGCTGCCGCGCCCGGCCCGCCGGATCGGCCTGTCGGCGACGGTCCGGCCGGTGGACGAGGTGGCCCGGTACCTGGCGCCGCGGGGCCGGGTGGAGATCGTCCAGCCGCCGTCGGGCAAGGAGTTCGACCTGTCGGTGGTCGTGCCGGTGCAGGACATGGGCGAGCTCGGCGGCTCCCCCGCCACCGAGGGGCGGGACGGCGGCGACAAGCCGTCGATCTGGCCGCACGTGGAGGAGCGGATCGCGGACCTCGTCCAGGCCCACCGGTCGACCATCGTCTTCGCCAACTCGCGGCGCCTCGCCGAGCGCCTGTGCAACCGGCTCAACGAGATCGCGTACGAGCGCGCCGTCGGCCGGGCCCTGCCCGAGGGGGCTCCGCCCGCCGAGATCATGGCCCAGTCCGGGGCCGCGAAGGGCGCGCCGCCGCTGCTCGCCCGCGCCCACCACGGTTCGGTGTCCAAGGAGCAGCGGGCCCTGGTCGAGGAGGACCTCAAGGCGGGCCGGCTGCCGGCCGTCGTCGCCACGTCCAGCCTGGAGCTGGGCATCGACATGGGTGCGGTGGACCTGGTCGTGCAGGTCGAGTCGCCGCCCTCGGTGGCGTCCGGGCTGCAGCGGGTGGGCCGGGCCGGCCACCAGGTGGGCGCCGTGTCGACGGGCGTGGTGTTCCCCAAGTACCGCGGCGACCTGGTGCAGGCCGCGGTGGTCACCGAGCGGATGCGCACGGGCTCCATCGAGTCGCTGCGGGTGCCGTCGAATCCGCTGGACGTGCTGGCCCAGCAGCTGGTCGCGATGACGGCCCTGGACACCTGGCAGGTGGACGACCTGCTGGCGCTGGTGCGCCGCGCCGCCCCGTTCGCCGCGCTCCCCGAGTCGGCGTTCACCGCGGTCCTCGACATGCTCGCGGGCCGCTATCCCTCGGACGCGTTCGCGGAGCTGCGGCCGCGCGTGGTCTGGGACCGGGTGGCGGGCACCGTGACCGGGCGGCCCGGCGCCCAGCGCCTCGCCGTCACCTCCGGCGGCACGATCCCGGACCGCGGGCTGTTCGGGGTGTTCCTGGCCGGCGCCGACCCGAAGAAGGGCGGCGGCCGGGTCGGCGAGCTGGACGAGGAGATGGTGTACGAGTCCCGGATCGGCGACGTCTTCACCCTGGGCACCACCTCCTGGCGGATCGAGGACATCACCCGCGACCGGGTGCTGGTCACCCCGGCGCCCGGAGTGCCGGGGCGGCTGCCGTTCTGGAAGGGCGACCAGCTGGGCCGGCCGCTGGAGCTGGGCCGGGCGGTCGGCGCGTTCCTGCGCGAGGTCGGCGGGCTGCCCGCCGAGGACGCCCGGCTGCGGCTGCTCGCGGCGGGCCTCGACGCCTGGGCCGCGGACAACGTCCTCGCGTACCTGACGGAGCAGCGCGAGGCCTGCGGGCACGTGCCCGACGACCGGACCATCGTGGTCGAGCGGTTCCGTGACGAACTGGGCGACTGGCGGGTGGTGGTGCACTCGCCGTTCGGCGCGCAGGTGCACGCGCCGTGGGCGCTGGCGCTGGGCGCACGGCTCGCCGAGCGGTTCGGGATGGACGCCCAGGTGATGCACGCGGACGACGGGATCGTGCTGCGGCTGCCGGACGCCGATCTCCTCGGCCTGGACCTGCTGGACCACGATCCGGCCGCGCCCGGCTTCGAGTTCGACAGCGAGCAGGCCCCGCTGAGCGCCGCCGACGTCCTGTTCGACCGGGGCGAGATCGGCGGCATCGTCACCGAACAGGTCGGCGGATCCGCCCTGTTCGCGTCCCGCTTCCGGGAGTGCGCGGCGCGCGCCCTGCTGCTGCCGCGCCGCAGCCCGGGCCGCCGCACCCCGCTGTGGCAGCAGCGGCAGCGCGCCGCCCAGCTGCTCCAGGTCGCCTCCGAGTTCGGCTCGTTCCCGATCGTGCTCGAAGCGGTCCGGGAGTGCCTCCAGGACGTGTTCGACGTGCCGGGGCTCACCGAGCTGATGGGCGACATCGAGGCCCGCCGGGTCCGCCTGGTCGAGGTCACCACCCCCGAGCCCTCCCCCTTCGCCCGCTCCCTGCTCTTCGGCTACGTCGCGCAGTTCCTGTACGAGGGCGACTCCCCGCTGGCCGAGCGCCGGGCGGCCGCGCTCTCCCTCGACTCCAGCCTGCTGGCCGAACTGCTCGGCCAGGCGGAGCTGCGTGAACTGCTCGACGCGGAGGTGCTCGCAGAGCTGGAGCGGGAACTCCAGTGGCTGACCGAGGAGCGGCGGATCAAGGACGCCGAGGGCGTGGCCGACCTGCTGCGCCTGCTCGGCCCGCTGACCGGCGACGAGCTGGCGGCGCGGGGCGCGGAGCCGGCCTGGCCGCAGGCGCTGGGCGCGGCCCGCCGGGCGATCCGGGTCCGGATCGCGGGGGTCGAGCACTGGGCGGCCGTGGAGGACGCGGGCCGGCTGCGCGACGCGCTGGGCACCGCCCTGCCGGTGGGGGTTCCGGAGGCGTTCACCGAGCCGGTGAAGGACCCGCTGGGTGATCTCCTGGCCCGGTACGCGCGCACCCACGGCCCGTTCACCTCGTCCGGGGCCGCGGCCCGCTTCGGCCTGGGCGCCGCGGTGACCGAGGGCGCCCTGCAACGGCTCGCGGCGGCGGGCCGGGTGGTGCAGGGCGAGTTCCATCCCGCCGGCATCGGCCGCGAGTGGTGCGACACGACCGTGCTGCGGCGGCTGCGGCGCAGGTCCCTCGCGGCCCTGCGCCAGGAGCTGGAGCCGGTGCCGCCGGCCGCCCTCGCCGGCTTCCTGCCGCAGTGGCAGCACCTGGGTGGCGGCCTTCGGGGCATCGACGGCCTGGCCCGGGCGGTCGAGCAGCTCCAGGGCGCCCCGGTGCCCGCCTCCGCGCTGGAGAAGCTGGTGCTGCCCTCCCGGGTGAGCGGCTACTCCCCCACCCTGCTGGACGAGCTGACCACCAGCGGCGAGGTGGTGTGGGCGGGGGCCGGCGCCCTGCCCGGCAAGGACGGCTGGATCTCCCTCTATCCGGCGGACACGGCGCCGCTCCTGCTTCCCGCCCCGCACCCGCTGGAGCTCGGCCCGCTGCACCGGGCGGTACTGGACGCGCTGGCCGGGGGGTACGGCCTGTTCTTCCGCCAGATCGCCGGCGAAGTCCGCGCGGTACAGCCCGAGGTGACCGACCCTCAACTCGCCGACGCCATCTGGGACCTGACCTGGTCGGGCCGCCTCACCAACGACACGCTGGCGCCGCTGCGCGCGCTGCTCGGATCCGGGCGCACCGCCGGGTCGACCGCGCACCGGGCCAAGCGCACGGTCCCGCGCGGCCGTTACGGCTCGCTGAGCGCGACGGCCTCCCGTACGGGACCGCCCACGGTCTCCGGCCGGTGGTCGCTGCTGCCCGACCGCGAACCGGAGGCCACCCATCGGGCGCACGCCCTGGCCCGCACCCTCCTGGACCGGCACGGCGTGGTGACCCGCGGCGCGGTCGCCGCCGAAGGGGTGGAGGGCGGCTTCTCGGCCGTCTACCGGATCCTGTCCGCCTTCGAGGACAGCGGTCAGGCGCGCCGCGGTTACGTCGTCGAGGGCCTGGGCGCGGCCCAGTTCGCGATGGAGGGCGCGGTGGACCGGCTGCGCGCGGCGGCCACCGCACGGGACCGCGACGAGGCGGGCGCCGCCCGGCCGGCCCTGGTCCTGGCCGCGGCGGACCCGGCTAACGCGTACGGCGCGGCCCTGCCCTGGCCCGAACCGCCCTCGGACGCCGGCCACAAGCCGGGCCGCAAGGCGGGCTCGCTGGTGGTCCTGGTCGACGGCGAGCTGACCCTCTACCTGGAGCGGGGCGGCAAGACCCTGCTGTGCTGGCCCGGCCCGGACGACCCGCGCCTGGCCAGGGCAGCGGAAGCCCTGGCCACCGCCGCCCACACCGGCCGCCTCCCCGCCCTCACGGTCGAGCGGATCAACGGAGCCGCCGCCCTGACCTCCCCGTTCGCCCCGACCCTGGAATCCACCGGCTTCCACGCCACCCCGAGGGGCCTACGGGCGCGCACGTGA
- a CDS encoding nuclear transport factor 2 family protein: MPEGDSIWRVAARLRDALGGRELTRWDLRVPRLATTDLTGRTVEEVVPRGKHLLTRVEGGLTLHSHLRMDGAWHVFAAGRPWRGGPAHQIRAVLGTAAHTAVGYRLPVLELLRTADEDRVVGHLGPDLLGPDWDPAAAARNLLADPARPLGEALLDQRNLAGIGNIYKSELCFLAGVTPWTPVGDLAAPDLGRIAGAAHRLLKANIGPAEHPRNTTGLHRPGQDLFVYGRAGRPCLRCRTPLREAPQDDRPTYWCPRCQSGPVGHDPRSVVLRFNGRITARDPDGLARLMSEDHVFVDGAGAVVAGRSACVDAWRRFFAAFPDHRNVFDSVTVHGDVVSVSGYSECSDPRPAGPARWAATVRGGKITRWQVRTDRLPEAPVHPTSTAHPAGPTPREAPAHPTSTAHPEGPAHPEDPAPTG; the protein is encoded by the coding sequence ATGCCCGAAGGAGACAGCATCTGGCGGGTCGCCGCACGTCTGCGGGACGCGCTCGGTGGGCGCGAGCTCACCCGGTGGGACCTGCGCGTGCCCCGGCTGGCCACCACCGACCTCACCGGCCGCACGGTCGAGGAGGTCGTCCCCCGCGGCAAGCACCTGCTGACCCGCGTCGAGGGCGGGCTCACCCTCCACAGCCACCTGCGCATGGACGGCGCCTGGCACGTGTTCGCGGCCGGCCGGCCGTGGCGCGGCGGTCCCGCGCACCAGATCCGCGCCGTGCTCGGCACCGCCGCCCACACCGCGGTCGGCTACCGGCTGCCGGTCCTGGAACTCCTGCGCACCGCCGACGAGGACCGCGTGGTCGGCCACCTCGGCCCCGACCTGCTCGGCCCGGACTGGGATCCCGCGGCCGCCGCCCGCAACCTCCTCGCCGATCCGGCCCGCCCCCTCGGCGAGGCCCTCCTGGACCAGCGGAACCTGGCGGGCATCGGCAACATCTACAAGTCCGAGCTCTGCTTCCTGGCCGGGGTCACCCCCTGGACTCCGGTGGGCGATCTCGCCGCCCCCGACCTCGGCCGGATCGCGGGCGCCGCGCACCGCCTCCTGAAGGCCAACATCGGCCCGGCCGAGCACCCCCGCAACACCACCGGGCTGCACCGACCGGGCCAGGACCTGTTCGTCTACGGCCGGGCCGGCCGCCCCTGCCTGCGCTGCCGCACGCCGCTGCGGGAGGCCCCGCAGGACGACCGCCCCACCTACTGGTGCCCGCGCTGCCAGAGCGGCCCGGTCGGCCATGACCCGCGCTCCGTCGTGCTGCGCTTCAACGGCCGGATCACCGCCCGCGACCCCGACGGCCTGGCCCGCCTGATGTCCGAGGACCACGTGTTCGTCGACGGCGCGGGCGCCGTCGTGGCCGGCCGGTCCGCCTGCGTCGACGCCTGGCGCCGCTTCTTCGCCGCCTTCCCGGACCACCGCAACGTGTTCGACTCGGTCACCGTCCACGGGGACGTGGTCAGCGTCTCCGGGTACAGCGAGTGCTCCGATCCGCGGCCGGCCGGCCCCGCCCGGTGGGCCGCCACGGTCCGCGGCGGCAAGATCACCCGCTGGCAGGTCCGGACCGACCGGCTACCGGAAGCCCCCGTCCACCCCACGAGCACCGCCCACCCCGCGGGCCCCACCCCCCGGGAAGCCCCCGCCCACCCCACGAGCACCGCCCATCCCGAGGGCCCCGCCCACCCGGAAGACCCCGCCCCCACTGGTTGA
- a CDS encoding SDR family NAD(P)-dependent oxidoreductase, with protein sequence MPTPHASYDLTGRTALITGAASGIGRATAVLLARAGATVHCADRDEKGLDETAALVAADGGAAVTHPLDVTDRAQVRAAVAAAGPLDITAAIAGIMHTSSVLDTRDEDLDRVLDVNFKGVLRTCQEAARAMTAAGRPGSIVTMASGAVDAAQPGLLCYSAAKAAVVQLTKTLATEVGPLGIRVNAVAPGWIRTPMTGRHSPEVQEQTEAAMIRMSPLRRVGEAADIAQTVLFLASDASSFMTGQILRPNGGVSMPW encoded by the coding sequence ATGCCCACACCCCACGCCTCGTACGACCTCACCGGCCGCACCGCGCTGATCACCGGCGCCGCCAGCGGCATCGGACGGGCCACCGCCGTGCTCCTCGCCCGGGCGGGCGCGACCGTGCACTGCGCCGACCGCGACGAGAAGGGCCTCGACGAGACCGCCGCCCTGGTCGCGGCTGACGGCGGCGCCGCCGTCACCCACCCCCTCGACGTCACCGACCGCGCCCAGGTCCGCGCCGCCGTGGCCGCCGCCGGCCCCCTCGACATCACCGCCGCCATCGCCGGCATCATGCACACGAGCAGCGTCCTGGACACCCGCGACGAGGACCTCGACCGGGTGCTCGACGTCAATTTCAAGGGCGTCCTGCGCACCTGCCAGGAGGCGGCCCGCGCGATGACCGCGGCCGGCCGCCCCGGCAGCATCGTCACCATGGCCTCCGGGGCCGTGGACGCGGCCCAGCCCGGGCTGCTCTGCTACAGCGCCGCCAAGGCCGCCGTCGTCCAGCTCACGAAGACCCTCGCCACCGAGGTGGGGCCGCTCGGCATCCGGGTGAACGCCGTCGCGCCCGGCTGGATACGCACCCCGATGACCGGCCGGCACAGCCCCGAGGTCCAGGAGCAGACCGAGGCCGCCATGATCAGGATGTCCCCGCTGCGCAGGGTCGGCGAGGCCGCCGACATCGCTCAGACCGTGCTGTTCCTGGCCTCGGACGCCTCGTCCTTCATGACCGGCCAGATCCTCCGCCCGAACGGCGGCGTCTCGATGCCCTGGTAG
- a CDS encoding helix-turn-helix domain-containing protein, giving the protein MILLRRLLGDVLRRQRQRQGRTLREVSSSARVSLGYLSEVERGQKEASSELLSAICDALDVRMSELMREVSDELSLAELAQSAAASDPVPVRPMLNSVSVTSVTVPTERVTIKAPAEAVDVVAA; this is encoded by the coding sequence ATGATTCTGCTCCGTCGCCTGCTGGGTGACGTGCTGCGTCGGCAGCGCCAGCGCCAGGGCCGTACTCTGCGCGAAGTCTCCTCGTCCGCCCGAGTTTCGCTCGGCTATCTCTCCGAGGTGGAGCGGGGGCAGAAGGAGGCATCCTCCGAGCTGCTCTCCGCGATCTGTGACGCGCTGGACGTACGGATGTCCGAGCTGATGCGCGAAGTCAGCGATGAACTCTCGCTCGCCGAGCTGGCCCAGTCGGCTGCTGCGAGCGATCCGGTACCGGTTCGCCCGATGCTCAATTCGGTTTCGGTGACTTCGGTCACCGTCCCGACCGAGCGGGTGACCATCAAGGCGCCGGCCGAAGCGGTGGATGTCGTAGCCGCTTGA
- a CDS encoding CinA family protein gives MLAERDESLAVAESLTGGLVAAELTAVPGASRSFRGSVTAYATELKQRLLGVDGALLDAHGAVNAQVAAEMAAGVRRALGAVWGIATTGVAGPDPQDGQPVGTVFVAVSGPAGERTAALRLNGGRADIRRESVRRVLELLLSELRENPRTQGTEQNGGI, from the coding sequence ATGCTTGCGGAGCGTGACGAGTCGCTCGCCGTCGCCGAGTCGCTCACCGGTGGACTGGTCGCCGCCGAACTGACCGCGGTGCCCGGTGCCTCCCGCTCCTTCCGCGGCTCGGTCACCGCGTACGCCACCGAACTCAAGCAGCGGCTGCTCGGCGTCGACGGGGCACTGCTGGACGCGCACGGTGCGGTGAACGCGCAGGTCGCCGCGGAGATGGCGGCCGGAGTGCGACGAGCGCTCGGGGCGGTCTGGGGGATCGCGACCACCGGGGTGGCCGGCCCCGATCCGCAGGACGGGCAGCCGGTGGGCACCGTCTTCGTCGCCGTGTCGGGTCCGGCGGGGGAGAGGACGGCCGCCTTGAGGTTGAACGGCGGCCGAGCGGACATCCGTAGGGAGAGCGTACGGAGGGTGCTCGAACTCCTCTTGAGCGAACTGCGGGAGAATCCGCGGACACAGGGTACGGAACAGAACGGGGGGATTTGA
- the pgsA gene encoding CDP-diacylglycerol--glycerol-3-phosphate 3-phosphatidyltransferase, with the protein MTGVPASAAGGTGRRPAPGGKLGAAAVNQASLWNIANILTMIRLALVPGFVLLLLAEGGYDPAWRALAWAAFAIAMITDVFDGHLARTYNLVTDFGKIADPIADKAIMGSALICLSYLGDLPWWVTGVILGRELGITLLRFWVIRYGVIPASRGGKLKTLAQGTAAGMYVLALTGPLATLRFWMMAVAVVLTVVTGLDYVRQAVVLRRRGLAAERAAQGGQG; encoded by the coding sequence ATGACCGGAGTCCCGGCATCAGCGGCGGGTGGGACCGGCCGTCGGCCTGCGCCCGGCGGAAAGCTGGGGGCGGCGGCCGTCAATCAGGCCAGCCTGTGGAACATCGCGAACATCCTTACGATGATCCGCCTCGCTCTGGTGCCGGGCTTCGTCCTCCTGCTGCTCGCGGAGGGCGGGTACGACCCGGCCTGGCGCGCGCTGGCCTGGGCCGCGTTCGCCATCGCCATGATCACGGACGTGTTCGACGGGCATCTGGCCCGTACGTACAACCTGGTCACGGACTTCGGGAAGATCGCCGACCCCATCGCCGACAAGGCGATCATGGGTTCGGCGCTGATCTGCCTGTCCTATCTCGGCGACCTGCCCTGGTGGGTCACGGGGGTGATCCTCGGGCGCGAGCTCGGCATCACGCTGCTGCGTTTCTGGGTGATCCGCTACGGGGTGATTCCGGCCAGTCGCGGCGGGAAGCTGAAGACCCTCGCGCAGGGAACCGCCGCGGGCATGTACGTTCTGGCTCTGACCGGGCCGCTCGCGACGCTGCGCTTCTGGATGATGGCCGTCGCCGTGGTGCTGACGGTGGTCACCGGCCTGGACTACGTGCGCCAGGCGGTCGTCCTGCGGCGCCGGGGACTGGCGGCGGAACGCGCCGCTCAGGGCGGACAGGGCTGA